From the Vanessa cardui chromosome 8, ilVanCard2.1, whole genome shotgun sequence genome, the window TTAAAATTCCCAACAGGTCAGTACGTCGACCTCAGCTATTTAGCATACCACCTACAACCAATAAACCATCACAGAATAATCCTATTCACAGAATGTCTAAGCAATACAAAAATTTGGAACACCACTATGATTTGTTTAAAGGCAgctttaattcttttaaattgtctttGTATAAATTGGAATTAAGTTGttagatgttatttattttagtctttttttatccttttgtagtaatttaagtcatttttattttttattttatttaatttttttaccttttgttGATTGCATCTAGTTGTGTTTACATCTCTTACAGGCTGAAGTGCTGTGTACAGTTGTAATTGGAAAGcagatttattgttaaatatgttaagTACTATCTCATGTatctaaatgttttaatctGTTATCTGTTACTgtaccaaacaaaataaataaataaaataaataaattagatagtTTGTTCAAATCTGCTGCCGTTAAAGTAAATCGTGTGGTCTTGAAACTGTTCACGTGTTCCTTTGAGTTGGCAACCTATTGTTTTTCCAagatattgttttaaagatttttttacaaacatcaTAAATACACACAATATGGACAAAAATCAATCTGGATACTTAACAACaaggatatataaaaattaagtattaaattattaaatttctctGTGTATACCAATTATTAATAGTAcctagttaaattattataatgcatTCAAACAATCATTTATATGGAATGCTTTGGTTTGCCGAAGAATTAATTCTTAGCTTCTTGTGGTCTTATATTTCGCTatctgttaataattttaaattttggtaaTGGTACTTTCAGTAAACTTGCCTGTATTTGCGTACGGCGCCAGTATTGGATGGATGTCGCCTATGACCCTATTGCTCCAATCCAAAGACTCACCTAAGGGTGTACCCCTAACAGACACAGAGGTAATACTTTAAAGGAATGTCTTATTGGAATAATTTTTTTGAAACTCacatgttaaaaattaaagcatatgatatttatattttattttcttcaggTGTCATGGATGGCTTCAGTAGCATATTTGACTTGCATTCCAGGAAATATATTAATGGCATTTCTTGGGGATACGATTGGGAGAAAgaaaactttactttttatatcagCTACAGGAGCTGTAAgtcatagtattttttttttgactgactctcaaaaaaaaaagatttaaaatatacaaagctTGTGTATAATAGATGTTATGTGTAACTTATTCACTCAAACCTTCGACCagcttgatttaaatttatttaaacggtctctttgtaatattagtagtagtagtagtagtagtagtagtagtagtagtagtagtagtagtagtagtagtagtagtagtagtagtagtagtactctttgtatattgaatatttaaggCGAGCTGGATTCTCCTGCTGTCGTCCATGGAAGTCTGGAGCTTTATCCTAGCGCGAGCTCTGGTCGGTATCACCATGTCAGGATGCTATGTCACATGTCCTATTTACACAAAGGAAATCAGTGATGATAGTATACGAGGAGCTCTTGGATGTTtggtttgtttatttcaatactcATTCAATCTATCATTTTGTTCAAatgttacatatacatttatattaatacatgttatgaattaatataaattatattaattatcaataaaaatactttatttattcttagTAGAGTCGAAAAGTATGACAGTATAAACCATACCACAGACTAGGACGAACAAATGGAAGTAAACATACTAAAAGAAGAGCGACCTTTttcatatattgttatattatttcctCAAAAACTGTTACTTAAagattttgttgtatattttaatatcgattaatatatatatgtattaattatggtAATACTAAATAAAGCGCAATCTGTTACAAAAAAtgacaaacatatttttatattttatttgttttgaatttatttgcagataattttatttcacactACGGGTAATCTATTTCTCTATGTAATAGGAGATTTATTGAGCTATCGAACTATTATTTGGATTTGCTTAGCTTTACCAACTTTCCATCTCGTACTTTTTATGATGATGCCTGATTCTCCTTCTTATTTTGTGAAAAGAGGTGAAGTTGAGGTATGTACTAAGAGTGCTAAAATAAGCCACGAGTAAATTAgttctttatataatttaaaaatattttcgtttgatGATCGTATATTAAGtgctgaaaatattattaaatttaaggaGGCCACACGAGTACTAGCTTGGTTGAGGTGCAAAAGAGAAGatgatataacaattaaaaatgagcTTGAAGTAATAAGCAAGGAGCAAAAGAACGACGAAGTCAGCaatcaatttcttttaaaatctataggtttgaaaaaaatttaagaaaacattatCAAGAAATAGATGATTTTATTGCGgtcaatatgttattatattatgacatttgcatttatatttttgcccTGCCTTCGCATGGgggcaatgctgatactaactGTACTATAGCATGGCTAACAACGTTCCTAGGTTTTAATTCATTAGGCAATACTCGTGGAAACCACTATCTCTgcgttttaaatttgtaatgtgaaaatgaaaatgtgtttatttattactatattactttaaaaacctctaaaaatatcaatatatatatatataaatatatgtttttatatattgatatttttatatagatataaacctttctcttgaatcaaaatatctgtgtaattttaaatacgtaaGCATACATATAAAAGGACAGACTGCgctgttttatgctatgtaatgatgacaatgaagctgtaacgatttattctattttcagTAAAAGACAAAATTTTGTCTAAAGCCTTTTATATTGCGATGATTGTTACACTTGCTCGAGAGATATGTGGTGCTGTACCCGTCCTCAACTTTGCTGGCGAAATATTTTCGTTCGCATCcaataattctaatattatgTTGAGTCCAAATCAACAAGCGATGCTACTTGGAGCTGTGCAAGTGACTGGTTCGATACTTGCGTCGTTGGTTGTAGATAAGGCTGGAAGAAAGGtgatatacctaatatatagTTATTACTAATTACTTCATGtatgaattcaaataaaattataatatattacataatattttcttgaTTTCAGGCATTACTTTCAATAACGTCACTTATATCTGGACTTAGTATGTGCGCTCTAGCTTCTTGGTTTGTCGCACGAGACTATGGAGCTAATACACCAAGTTGGCTTCCTATAGTAACGTTATGTTTGTGCATTTTCTGTGATTCGTCTGGGTTACAGCCAATATCTATTGTTATCGCTGGAGAGATCTTTTCTTTTAAGGTAcattagttaaatttaataaaataaatccaacTCAAAAAGACCTAGGTtcgtcataattataattattaaattcggaTTTATTTTAGACTCGtctcaataatttaacaattcgacattgtttttattatattttattattaatatgtattacaataatattataattttccagTATCGGGGAACTGTCATGGCCTTGACGATGTCAGTTGCATCTCTTGCTGATTTCCTTCAACTTCTTTTCTTTAAACCGCTGGCAAATTCTATAGGCATACACGTGGCCTTTTACTTTTTTGGTGTTGTATGCATATTGATGGCATTATACGTAGTTATTGTGATACCAGAAACCAAAGGAAGAAGCTTAGACAATATCTATAAGAGTCTTAGTACACGTAGAAGAATAGTCAGAAATTGCCTCAACTGAtgcttatattatgtatattttttacataattcctACTACTAAAAATTAAGTGTAACATAAAAGTAAGAATAATGATGGAAGGGATATTTCATATTACATTTGTAAgcattatgtataataatagtataatgactaatatacctatttataaaacgaattaaCTTTATAgattaaatgtattgtaatatctgattttaatattgatgCAAATGTTACACATAGTCCATAATTAATGTGGAAGTTAATGAAAGATTATTTAGATTGCAAAAACGTATTTCATTGAACAAAGACAGATCGCAGCTAACCTATATATCAAAGGATTTATTTCTTTAAGTAATAGAGGAAACCatataaaactgtaaaaatagaaggaagttttatttttcttttttacagcATCGTTAGGTTAGCAAGACATGCAAATAGGTCATCTGATAGAGAGTGGTTATACTACTCGTAGACATTTGTATGAaagataaaagtatatttaataagtgGGCTGCACTTATGCATacacatttacaaattatttttatttaattttttttaaaattgtatatgaaaACTTCTGTTCTGacacgaaataaattgtataagcaATATggagtaatatatataatataaacatttttttaaaataaaacgaaactttacctaataataacatttctttatttatgttgaagcatcatattgtaaaaaaaatatcctgcaGAATATTACGGATATAATTTCCAAaggtattttgaaaattattaaagttaaattaatttaattcacatAAGTACTCAGTTATGCACGTCTACagaacagataaaaattgtGTAGTGTATACCTTCGCCATCACATAGATTACAATTTTTAACTGAAAAACGTCCTTATAAGTTTCGTCTGTCAAGTTTATGACATTCTTTCCAAAAATAAATCCAAAGTATGAAGACATTTTCAAATGCTTGATGAAATGAGATGAACTAGTCATTGATcgtctattttattaatgagtGTTCTGTATTAATTCTTTAACAAAGCAAACTGTAGCAATACAATGACATAATAAAGTATCGAACTTATTAAACCTAAAAGTAACTTCCCGTCAACAACAAAAATACGACAGGCTTGCAATTTACTAAACATCGCATCGCATAGGCGTAAAGAATTCCTACAAGTTTCTTTTCcacctgaaaataaaaaaaattatcgagcATAATGAAATGCTTTTATATGCAAGTGATGTAAATTTATTGGCGGTTTTAGAAACGTAAGAACTTAGATATCGTAAGTTAAAAATACACTCAAAAACAGTGTACGTGATAGTCATTTGTGCAAAATCGTctgtcatatttatatttcctatatttttttgaatttgaagAGCGTGTAAGCATCTGtacaaggaatataacatcAAAGACTCTGAAATTTCCATCGCCTTCAAAATATGTTCTTGTTAATATTCTTTCTAGTGTCATAGTTTATGGAgagtggtaaccacttaccgtCAAGTTGCACAATTGTCAATCTgccaacatatttaaaaatgaaataataaatagtgaaaaaagtatattttattttaaattttagtatggTATTAAAAATGGAGGGAGTGTCATTAAAATCTTACCAATTGATTTATTATCAATCATAACCTCAACACAAGCACGCCGAGCCTTTTTAATcgtcaaataaaaaagttgacaTGAGACACTCAaaaccaatataataaaaatatcctttattacaattatgaataataatatcttatctgTATCCCATTTCCATTCAGTCTGAAATTGATTAGGaataatttagtatttcaaCCAATAACCATGTTTAgctatataaattatgaatgcatattgaaaatatatatacttacatatttattgttatactcAGTTGccattgatatataaatttttgcataaaatattgaaaagaagAAGGTTTCCATACATTGATATAAGATCTAAAAACAATAAGACAtgttattatgaaaattggaTTTATAAAGGTGAAAAAGAAAAGCTTTCGTGTGAATGGAGGGAATGGAGTTGGTGTAAGGGGATGTGGATTGAATGACAAGGGCTCGCACGACGCCTTGTCCGATGGTAGAATGATGAAGTAGGTATTGAATCACGTAACTAGCGTGTAACATAAACTAGCACGCTACTTGCGCCAGTGTTTTGAACTGTGCAACTTGAATTGAATCCATGACAAATTTCTAATTCAAACATTCATATAGCGTATAGTGCTCCGAACTGATGTTTGGTTGAGTCATTCCAAAGTAATTAGAATACGCATTGCATGAAGGAATATGAGCCTTTCTTATtctaaatcgaaatatactttaatcaagtaggcttttacaagcacttttgaatcgtcatttatatatcaagtgatgctaccaccggttcgggatttttcaagaaattcagttgttactctttttcaaaatttaaacatacagtcatgttagttaattacaattatatatgcatgtatcctgtctggaagtcaacaagtatcaattccacgcttttttatcctCCGTTCTATCTTCTATTGAATAAGAtgcattttttacaatgtttttttacaatgatttgaatttatgaaagttaaaaatatctgtggaattttattatataaacagatactttgccccaagaaggatttatttattgactttgctaATTCGATAatagtataagtattagtgaTCAAAATCTTTTGATATGATATACCTATGTTCAAAATAACAGTGATTTTTcctatttaacttaatatactgagagaatataattaaaattatattcataagaaATATAGATTTCTTTATAACTTTGCGGAAGTCTACGAACACATTATACATTCTACCACCGGGTGAAACttcttgatataattttgtttccgTTTTTGAAGGGTGTGTAAGCCAGTACAACTTATACCTAAGAAGGACGTTTGTATTTCCCAGGGCTAGCGGCACATTGCGaacgaaagaaatatttttttaatacttcaaTATTTATAGACAATGGTGAACATTTACCATAATAATTATGGTCAGAATTTGCTTCcgcaaaactatttttaaaaaaacaatgttcaATTAGACCACTAACCGTTTGAGCTGAAATTTGGCACACACATTAATGCCACTGTCGTAAATAGTATGCAATTTTTTTCTGTGCATTACATGTATAAACGTACTTACAGGTATATGGAATATCttcttataaatatcatatgttTCTAATATTCCTTTAAAAATTCGATATAATCTCTTCCAATCTTGATTCTTTTCATccctttttgattttttaagtcCCGTCTCTGCATGAGTAGGAATGTCTAAGCGATTAACGAAAATGCAATgactacattattatttttattaacattaacctATAAaggtttcaatattaatatatattaattaggcTACAATAAAATTCTTTTTGGTAAATTAAAACGTTTACAAAGTCGCGCGTATAGCTAGTTTAGCATATGTGAgcaaattaaatagtaatttgtaACTCTACCTGGTAACGTTAATTTTAGAGTTGTTCCTTCATATTTGATAGATgattttgatatgatatttaactctttcaattcaaaaatccataaatttaattgattactAAGTATGTTAATAATCTGACAGGAATATACaacactaatattaaaataaagtataaaaatcttatatatagcTTCTTCGAAACTAGTGGTAAAAAGattaaatgcaaaaaataacacataaaacgaaataaatgaaCCTACTATTAACCGATAAATGAAAACTGACAATTTAATATGGTTATATGGTTTGTTCTTGAACATGTTAAATATCCTCTGAACATTAACTACAAGTTTGATATTAAGTTTCCTAAAAacgagatttaaaataaaaaacataagataTCCAAAAGAATGAAACACAACATCAAATGacaccataaaaacaaaatgaaaattgtcATAAACAATTGAAATCACAGTAACGCTTCGCCAAATATAGGATATAAAAGGGATCAAAAAACCTAAAAACGACAAATATTCCACAAAAGCACtgttaaaactaataaaatttttgtaaattgtGTATCtgggtaataaaaaaaaatattctataaaataatatggtgAAATGATTCCCAGAACTTCTTGATCCAAAATATTATCGAACAGTACTTCATTAGAAGCTAAATTAGTAGTCATTTCtccaaaataactttttgtatttgttttagatCTGCTTTACTTTGTTCATA encodes:
- the LOC124531964 gene encoding facilitated trehalose transporter Tret1-like, with product MKRFYRIFNEGSKINQIICAILINLPVFAYGASIGWMSPMTLLLQSKDSPKGVPLTDTEVSWMASVAYLTCIPGNILMAFLGDTIGRKKTLLFISATGAASWILLLSSMEVWSFILARALVGITMSGCYVTCPIYTKEISDDSIRGALGCLIILFHTTGNLFLYVIGDLLSYRTIIWICLALPTFHLVLFMMMPDSPSYFVKRGEVEEATRVLAWLRCKREDDITIKNELEVISKEQKNDEVSNQFLLKSIVKDKILSKAFYIAMIVTLAREICGAVPVLNFAGEIFSFASNNSNIMLSPNQQAMLLGAVQVTGSILASLVVDKAGRKALLSITSLISGLSMCALASWFVARDYGANTPSWLPIVTLCLCIFCDSSGLQPISIVIAGEIFSFKYRGTVMALTMSVASLADFLQLLFFKPLANSIGIHVAFYFFGVVCILMALYVVIVIPETKGRSLDNIYKSLSTRRRIVRNCLN